AGAAGtgctttttgctatttttaggttttcatcttttgcactttttccgtaaccatggaaacattgctgaaaatatcgtATTTTTGttccaggttcgtttccgcagcataactggaaaaccggttgagatatatgcacggaactccataggcacattagtcttatggtctagtagtgccttttgctattttaaggttttcactttttgtacttttttctgtaaccatggaaacattgctgaaaatggcagatttttgtgtaagaatcgtttccgagcacaactctaaaaccagcagagatatttccatgaaacttcatagacacattgttcttatggtctagtagtgccttttgctatttttaggttttcactttttgtgttttttttctgtaaccatagaaacattgctgaaaatatcatatttttgtagcaggttcatttccggagcataactctaaaaccagcagagatatttccacgaaacttcatagacacattctttttatggtttattagtaccttttgctatttttaggttttcatttttttacactttttccgttaccatggaaacattgctgaaaatatcttggtaaatggtaaatgttactttgcaaagctccacccatctttgtgtatatagtcttaTATAAATCTCAAGGTTGTATACCTGactcaacaattgcagccccgctctacttgaattatactccatctttctttagctcaacttcctttttcctcacctggcccgaagggccggttgtttttgtttttgttttttttttcctacACATAaatctccacaatcaaacttactttgatatctccattggcgggggatctgaatgactatgtccttgttgtcATTGTTATTTGGTGTGGGGGGAGTAATGAACAATACACACACAGCCACAAAATTGAACCACATTTCcaacaaaaatcaacaaaagtaaGGTCATTTTGGTCGAGAGCTTGTCGCTTGTTAATGACGCAATTTTTTTGACGCCACATCACTTGCAAGGCTGAATTATGTACGTGTTATAaccaaaattataaattatcacGCCGATCTGTTGTTGTTTTATGAAgcttttttattgaaaatttgtgGACCTTGAAGGGATGTTCGTGAAAGTCGACCCTGTACTATTATCAAAcgcatgattttatttgttggTAACGAGTTAGAAAACATTAATAATGATTTCTGTATTCTTTATTCTCAGGAAATGTATAGATAAAAGATAGTGATAATGGGTTAGGTCGTGATATGTTTATCTTTAATTGTAATTCTAATGTCCATTCATTAGATGCCGCTGACCATTAAgagaataaatatatttattagcACACAGGCATTGATTAACCTAGATCTGTAATGGATGACACTACCGTACATTTTCTCTGATGCTATGGGCAGTGTCAGGTTTATTGACTTGGTCTTTTGACCACCTCGGAGATTATCAATGAAAGAGATAACAAACAGTTAGCTACAATGTATGTCCAGTCCACCCTTGATAGAAAAGGTGTGATTCGGCGGCATAACTCAGGCGGAGTCAATACACCAATACAAACAAACGGACTATATTTGTTCCTATGTATTGTTCCAAACACTGGTGATAGGGCATACGCATTTGGGGAAAAATCGATGCTTTCAAACAGCTATTAGACAACTCTAACGACGATCAGACGTTGGTTTGCttatgaagggatctctctTCAGTTGGCATGATTGTTTTATGTCTGGAATCTACTGTAAGGAAAACGAGAAATATATTTTCCAGGAAGTAGCAGTTGACAAACTATTTATGTTTATATCCTACTGGGCCATCTTGGTATTGCTCTGAAGGATTCGGACGCATCGTGACAAAATATCTGGTTGTAAAAGAAAAACTTACCATGATCCAAGAAAGACATTCTTCGTTGATTTTGAGCTGGCTTACATCATTGTTTGTGGTTTGTAAGTATACATAAATACTGTTGGCCGCTTTATTTCCGCCTATTCTATATTTTGCGTTTTTGTCAATCTCAACATATTAGAGAACAACTTTATTTGCGATCAAGGGTTGTTAATAAGTATATttgtacactgctaccttatacagcatgttttgtattttaaagttttcCGAAAACCCAAATGATGTTTAAACAAAGTtgtgacgaacaaaatgactTATCCGGCTACTATGTATCTCTTATAGTCACCGGGTAATGCTAATTTCCCCATAAGATATAATCACCAATATTTctccaatacaagtaacaaggggaggtaatttgaaaaattcaaaGTTAAATTACTATGctgttttctgaaatgaaattattctgaaaattaaaaaaaaaaggtataTTTGCATTTCGTAATTACGTTTTAATGGTTTTTTTCGCGAAGCAGCTGAATTTGCGTTGGAGATCCTATGCAAAATACgcgaaatttatattttaagaaaataaagcGGTTTGCAGTATTTCACTCgcataaaaaatgacattgataataaataaacacTGCTGACCTGGCGATGTAGCGTGTACTTTTCCGACTAACGATTTTTACACTAATCCtcgtaattcaactttcgatgtgaaataaaattcgaccataatcccatcatatcatataccatagtgaccagtaaggaattgtcttcaatgtaaactaaaaaaatattcagatcggatgatttttgtggtgttcagagcatttcaaaattaattaccccattttctggaaatgggatacagggctaagtaaacaacctttcagtatttttatttttttattttttgcgcGACGTAAACCTGTGATTGACATTAACTCGGGTTAACTAGCGTTGAAAATCATGAAATGGCATGAAACCCAGTGTTACATGTACTCATGTTTTCATCGCATTAAACTTATTAAATTGTGTATGAATGTCAACTAAAAGGAAAACTCATTCGTCTGAATGTCAATAAAGTTTGAAATTCTAAGTATAAAATGCAAACTAAAATTAATCAAACCTGCAACAATGCCTATCAGTTATATATTATCTTACATACACGATGCGGGAAATGAAAGTATCGTCAACAAATGATGTAGGATCTTTTTGGAATTCGTGAATATTTGGTCGAAATCATGAAAGAATTTACGTTGTAAGAATTTTCAGTTATTTCACCGAAATGTGTCTAAGTTAATTTtctagtattttttttcttttatacaGCTTTAACATTTCACAATTCGGGAAAATatcattctcgatactccaagggctactatcactgacattatcaCTTGGCTATTtcgtagtaaaactgaaggcatcaGAAGACACAGACAATTGTGGTTCTTTGATgaatatcaaaggaaaataataACGGTACaggttgactgtgttgctttaaAGTTtagcgtcgctctctctgtaatctccAAATGAAATCTCTGCAGGCCTGTAGTtggttagttttttttttctcttctcctgtactgcctccagttttactatgagatagtacAGGGGttgatataacgtcagtgatagtgactcctggagtatcgaggaagaGAAATTACAGATACATATCTTATGTTtagaatttgaaaatatttcagagAAAGAAATGCTCATTGAAATGTAAATAGTTGAGAAAGAATATGCATGGATTTGAACAACAATCAATCTTGCATCAATTCATCTTGAATTGCATTATTCCATATCTAATGGCAGTTACACAATGTGTTTGAATTTGGACACGTTTCAAAGAAGAACACACTAAAACTTAAGCTGCTTTTCcagtttgaaaattattttcatatttttccttTGACTATCATATGTCATACATTTCCACGATACACAGTTTACCTTGCAGAATAGGATATTCTTAAACATTTTAACTCGTTACAGTTTCTGTTAACATATTTGTTCATCGGTTGTAGATGTCAGGCTGACGGCTGGTGATAATGTCACAGTCTGCTTTTTACGAAACACACAAAACGAAGGTATTGGAGACACAATAATCTTCATAACAAGTGAAGTGGATGATGTGCTGGTTACATTCCTGACGACAGATAATGGCGCTTTGAACCAAACTGTAATGACGCTACCCAAAAAATACACCCGTCATATGGTGCAGTTTGAGTCAGCGAAACTTTTAGTTAATACGATAGAGAACAAAGGAATTATGATTGCCTCTGAGGAAGACATCCATGTACTGGGATATAACGACGTAAACAAGCTCTCATCAGACATGTTCACGCCCTTAACAGCATCACAGCTTGGGCTTATTTATGCCTCTCTTACCTACTGTGAAGGGAATGGATTTTGCGTTCTTGGGATCGTTGCTCAACTTGAACCGGTCAGTATCACTGTTTATTTACCTGCTCAGTTTACTTCACGTGTCAATTTCAATGGGGTTCGCTACAAGGCATGCGATATCATCCACATCAAATTACAACCCTTACAGGCTGTTCAGCTGGGGACAAGGTCAGACTTTACTGGTTTCGTAGTTTCTGCCGACAGTCAAGTAGCTGTATACGCAGGGGCAGGGAAAACATCAATGCTTTCCAGTGCTACGCGGGATCATTTGACAGCCACATTACCACCTTTAATGCACTGGGGTAAGCACTATATTATCGTAAGAAATAAAAACTCCACGTACGTTGACATCATCAAGGTCATATCTTCCAAAGACAACACCAATGTAGTGCTAACGGGATGTGGTTCAACTTCGATATTCCTCGAACATGCGTTTCAGGACTACGCGAATTATTCCTTGAGTTGCGAATTCCTTGACGTATCTGCGGAAAACGATATTCTTGTTGGacaatttgttataaaaacagGCTTAAACGGCGGCATGTTTTTCCCATTGCCAACGAAACATTTTTACGATAATTATTTGGTCCCAATTCCGCCGTTTTATGAAGATTGTGAACTCTCACTTGTGGCACGACATGGCGAACAAGATAATATATATCTGCAGAACCAgcctattatgacgtcatggtcGCCCGTACCATCGTCTGCGTTTGTCGTCACAACAGTGATGGCTCCTAGTGTAGAGGTTCTGATGGTCTCGAACATGTTGGGTCTGTCTTTCGGAGGCTATCTGGTGTGTTACTCCGCTGCTACAGCTGCTGCAACAGTTTTGCATCCGAAGCACCTAAATCTTACGGCAAACGTGAGTATTGAATTAAAAGTAATTAAGCAGACACAGTTGTGAAGAAAAAACACTACAAGAGTTGCCAACTCTTATGATATTGTTAGAATACTCATGATTTTTCTATGTGACAAAATTTCGCGGATTTTGAAATGACCGTTTACGacatataaaatgaataataatcCATTTACATTTGGTTCTTTTAGGTGTTACTAgtcatataaaaatatcaaaaataacgCAGCACAAAAACTCCTTTTCTTATCCCTTGTGGTGGACAATCCTATATTTTGCGAGGTGTGGTTGGGTTACTGGTTCGATTCTctacatattattattatttatccatatatatatatatatcacttatAGAGTAATCTTTCCAAGTACACATGGCTTTAAGTAAACATTAACCCTTAGAGTGCCACAGGGCCTCAATTGAGGCTCTTGGCGTATTCCCTTGAGTGCCAAAGGGCCTCAGAGAGCCTCACCCAGATTTCAACGGTTCAATGTTTGTTCCGCGATGGAGCTGTGCGTGTACGCTGTACCAGTTGTTTGTTCCGCGATTGAGCTGCGCATGAGATGTACATATCAGAAATGCGCTCATTTGTGTCATGTAttattatcatatacatgtgtatattacGCCTAAATTGGTCCTAATGTTATGATAATTTGGTTTACTTTCAGACTGTTCCATCGCCAGAGAGCATTGCAGGTGAGAGTcttgtatttattgtattatcgcgcattatgagatgattgtctgcaaagctctggcatctatatagaccatagaatatatatagaccatagatgccataggaataTAGTTTACtacttaaatttacattatcaaACTCGTTTTAGTGTCTCTGCATTTATATTGTTAAAGCTAGACCACGAAGAAAACCGTTTCTCAACGATGATTTAATCCAGAAGaaggaacagccattttgacggtgatcagttgacgtcaccacgccaacattattgacgtcataatggtcacgttttgggtgtcagttataccgtcatatacttcactttgtctcggttagtttatatagtagaagtgacatgggaatgtaaatatatgtaaatatttgacTATCAAACAACAAAAAAGCTAAATAAAACTTCACTgtcaatatatattacacaggatcaagatttgtttgttgttgtatcCTCACATTAGGCCATTGACATATATATTTCctgatgtttttattgttttaaaaaagcTTAAAATTTCTGCTTCGGAAACATACATTGTAGAGGGACATTAATGAAATTACTTAAATATAGAGTAAACGTTTCCTCCAACTTAACcgaacacttttttttttaatgtttcagCAATTTTTCAACATGCCTGTGATCCGACTTTAATAGAGACGACAAGCCAAATAGTGACTACTGACGTCATTACAAATACGGATATAATCAATTATACACAACCGCAAACTCCGCATATGCACAAT
This genomic window from Argopecten irradians isolate NY chromosome 4, Ai_NY, whole genome shotgun sequence contains:
- the LOC138322254 gene encoding IgGFc-binding protein-like; this encodes MYVQSTLDRKDVRLTAGDNVTVCFLRNTQNEGIGDTIIFITSEVDDVLVTFLTTDNGALNQTVMTLPKKYTRHMVQFESAKLLVNTIENKGIMIASEEDIHVLGYNDVNKLSSDMFTPLTASQLGLIYASLTYCEGNGFCVLGIVAQLEPVSITVYLPAQFTSRVNFNGVRYKACDIIHIKLQPLQAVQLGTRSDFTGFVVSADSQVAVYAGAGKTSMLSSATRDHLTATLPPLMHWGLRELFLELRIP